TATACGTGACGTCgtatcaaaaataatattataaccAATGACGAATCATGAAATCATCTTCGATATTCCATAGCTATACATTTTACGCAATGTCCTCAAAAACTAAGAAATACGTGTATGACACATGCTTCGTCCCAACTTGCATAAAACAAAGCTGCACCAACACCTACACCTAGAGCaaataatacattaattacAATATAGTATGCAGTTTACTAATTTCTATATTCAAGTCAATTTCCTTCTTTATTCCGCACTGCCACTACACAATTTGTTGGAAAGtatacatttatattatagtcctatacaacatatataatatataaatggtgTAAATGACATTtgataacataaatatttatatgtgaGAATCTCAAGTAAGCTTATTAGTTTATTAGAAAGAGTACTACTATTTGGCGTGGGTTTTACGGATGTGGCACTCACGCGCTACCAAAGCTGACATCAGCAGCACCTTTGAAAAGGCAAACAATCATTCTGTTTATTGTGTAAATTAATGAAACTTAGAGTGGAATACTCCGTTAATTTAGTGATAAGCTCAATGCAGAGTTAAGCACGCATATGCGCATCCTCATCACTCTTTCCCTGTTCTTTCCTTTCACCCCAAGACACTTGCACATTtctttctatatataataaatagcCTCCTCTCCTTGTCTCCTACCACCCTATTTATTCCCTTTAATTCTATTACAAATAATTACTTGTTtgttgctaaaaatggaagcAGCATATACATCTGCATCTGTTGTTAACATCATTGTTgcagaagaggaagaagaagaagaatataaGGTAGCATGCTCAGCCGTGGATCAGATGCCTCCGGGCTTCAGATTCCATCCCACCGACGCGGAGATTGTAACTCACTATCTTCTCAACAAGGTTATTCACAGACGATTCAGAGCTGTAGCTATCAACGAGATTGATCTCAACAAGTGTGAACCTTGGGATTTACCTAGTAATTATTCTAcatttctcttctcttcttttcttctataaGGCATGACTactttttaaatcaaataattttgtaatatttcatGTTTTCGAATAGTGAGTAGTGATAATCTGCAAACTGCATCTTTCGTATAAACTCTAAACTATGATCTACACCATAagatttcaagatttgatgttaataagatgaaaaataacgtcaacagaaaatgtcaagaCAATTTCAATCGGTTGACAATATTGacgttgtgttgacattttctgttgacgttatcaaatcttgaaatctaacggtccagatcatagtttggagtttgtacaatgtatcatttaatttaattgcatCCCTCGCTCGAAGAGCATCTCATACGTGCACGATCTTCCAATATAGTACTGTCAACTTCTTGTGTGATTGTTTGTtgtatgaaaatttgaatgattttGGTTATTGTTTCCAGATAAGGCGGCAAAGACGGGAGAAAATGAGTGGTTCTTCTTTTTCGAGAAGGAAACGAAGTATCCATCAGGTACGAGAACGAATAGAGCAACAGCGTCGGGATACTGGAAGGCGACCGGGAAAGACAGAGAGATACGCAATGCAAAGAAAAAGCTTGTTGGGATGAAAAAAACACTTGTATTCTACAAAGGTAGGGCTCCTAAAGGCCACAAAACCAATTGGGTCATTCATGAATACAGACTCCATGGAGACTTCTCCGCCTACAATATCTCCCATCATGCCAAGGTCTCTTTAACTACTTTCATTTCATACCAAGTTTTGCACTTAAATTATCATcactttttcaataattagCTAGCTTCTTTTCTACCAGGAAAAATGGGTTGTTTGCAGGGTTTTCCACAAGAAAGATGAAGCAAACACTCCACTCGACTCGTTTGTTGATCGTTATCTCATTGACAGCTCTACACGGTTGCCACAATTGACAGACGACTATTCCTATCGAAAACCTAGTTCAAGCTCTGCGAGTGATGAAATCATATCGAGCAAGAATAAGAGCAACTTGTTGGTTCCTCATCCAAATATAGATACCTACGGCTACAACCAATATTATAACATCTGTTCAGCGCCATCTCTTGATTTCCAGCATCAGTCGTTGTGGTGTCTCGCCAACTTTCCTGTGAAAATAGGTGACCATGAGTATGATGATAAGCCTAATTCAGCAACTCATGTTTATATAGGTGGGAAGGAGCCTGAGAGAATGTGTAAAATGGAGCCGGATTCATTCAATAACTCTGCTATCAGCCATTCACGAGACACTGGGCTCACCATTCTGGAGAAAGAGAGTGAGAGCAACATGGACTATGAGGGTCTGTGTTTCAGCCCCGATATGGATTCTTTGTGGAGTTACTCATGAATATTTATCGTtgatttacatatatattagattactatagtatttatttggtGGTTTCTGTATATGGGAGTTATTGATTGTATTCGTTTGCCCTATGTCTTATGATTTAGTTTTGTTGTTTGATGATGCATGAGATTGTTTCATGCTTGTACTAAACACTTGTAACTTCACTCCTTTAATATCTACTCATTTAGTTTAGGTATTTGTTTGCTcatttagtagtataatttctAGAATTGTAAGTTGTTTGTGGACATATTTGTATTAATGCCAAACATACCTAAACTCTCACCCAATGCATATTGTGCTTTGAATTTAGATTAATCTTTATGTCAAGTGTTCCATTTTCGTGacataaaagaaaatcatcTTTTAGTAGTTTCGGCTGCTTCTTAGTCCCTCCACTTTTTGCCTTCAAGTTCGCATcctcaaatactccctccgtcccaaggaagatgaccccttccttgggtggcacgagtttttatgtaattttattttgtgtgttaagtggagagagtaaagtaagagagagagaataaagtagagataaaagagtttccatttttagtaatgggtcatcttgattgag
The nucleotide sequence above comes from Salvia hispanica cultivar TCC Black 2014 chromosome 5, UniMelb_Shisp_WGS_1.0, whole genome shotgun sequence. Encoded proteins:
- the LOC125191307 gene encoding NAC domain-containing protein 92-like, producing the protein MEAAYTSASVVNIIVAEEEEEEEYKVACSAVDQMPPGFRFHPTDAEIVTHYLLNKVIHRRFRAVAINEIDLNKCEPWDLPNKAAKTGENEWFFFFEKETKYPSGTRTNRATASGYWKATGKDREIRNAKKKLVGMKKTLVFYKGRAPKGHKTNWVIHEYRLHGDFSAYNISHHAKEKWVVCRVFHKKDEANTPLDSFVDRYLIDSSTRLPQLTDDYSYRKPSSSSASDEIISSKNKSNLLVPHPNIDTYGYNQYYNICSAPSLDFQHQSLWCLANFPVKIGDHEYDDKPNSATHVYIGGKEPERMCKMEPDSFNNSAISHSRDTGLTILEKESESNMDYEGLCFSPDMDSLWSYS